Proteins co-encoded in one Cupriavidus metallidurans CH34 genomic window:
- a CDS encoding IS5-like element ISRme1 family transposase, producing MRGADTFTESLFTMRRLEDFVPKSHPLRAIRTMANQALAKMDRLFAQMYEADIKGGRPSIAPEKLLRAMLLQVLYSVRSERQLMEQTHYNLLFRWFIGLAMDDVVWVPSVFSKNRERLIKHDAVIDFFNEVLAIAQKKDWLSGEHFSVDGTLIKAWAGHKSFVRKDGDDQDDNDGADFKGEKRSNETHESKTDPDAKLYRKGKTASELRYMGHTLSDNRHGLVVSAMVTNADGHAEREAAKVMLNDARQVIEDLNVEVTVGADKGYDAHEFIQACLELKVTPHVAQNTSGRRSAVPDAIAGTKGYAISQQKRKLIEQGFGWAKTVGRMRQVMVRGLKKVDQMFVLSMAAYNLVRMRSLGQIRPQLQ from the coding sequence ATGCGCGGCGCTGACACCTTCACCGAAAGTTTGTTCACCATGCGGCGGCTGGAAGATTTCGTGCCGAAGTCCCACCCCCTGCGCGCGATCCGCACCATGGCGAACCAGGCGCTGGCGAAGATGGATCGGCTGTTCGCGCAAATGTACGAGGCCGATATCAAGGGTGGCCGGCCCAGCATCGCGCCGGAGAAGTTGCTGCGGGCCATGCTGCTGCAGGTGCTCTACAGCGTCCGGTCGGAGCGCCAGCTCATGGAACAGACGCACTACAACTTGCTGTTTCGCTGGTTCATTGGCCTGGCGATGGATGATGTGGTCTGGGTGCCCAGCGTCTTCAGCAAGAACCGGGAACGGCTGATCAAGCACGATGCTGTGATCGACTTCTTCAACGAAGTGCTGGCCATCGCGCAGAAGAAGGACTGGCTGTCGGGCGAGCACTTCAGCGTCGACGGCACGTTGATTAAGGCGTGGGCTGGCCACAAGAGCTTTGTACGCAAGGATGGCGACGACCAAGACGATAACGACGGTGCTGACTTCAAGGGTGAAAAGCGCAGCAACGAGACGCACGAGTCCAAAACCGATCCCGATGCCAAGCTGTACCGCAAGGGCAAAACCGCCAGTGAACTGCGTTACATGGGTCATACCCTGAGCGACAACCGCCACGGCCTGGTGGTGAGCGCCATGGTGACCAATGCGGACGGACACGCCGAGCGCGAGGCCGCGAAGGTCATGCTCAACGATGCCAGGCAGGTGATTGAGGACCTGAATGTGGAAGTCACCGTGGGTGCGGACAAGGGCTACGACGCGCACGAGTTCATTCAAGCCTGCCTGGAGTTGAAGGTGACGCCGCACGTCGCACAAAACACCTCTGGCCGCCGCTCGGCCGTTCCCGACGCCATTGCAGGCACCAAGGGTTATGCCATCTCACAGCAGAAGCGCAAGCTGATTGAACAAGGCTTTGGATGGGCCAAGACCGTTGGGCGCATGCGCCAGGTGATGGTGCGCGGACTAAAGAAGGTCGATCAAATGTTTGTGCTGAGCATGGCCGCCTACAACCTCGTGCGCATGCGTTCGCTGGGACAAATCCGTCCGCAGTTGCAGTAA
- a CDS encoding cold-shock protein, whose protein sequence is METGTVKWFNDAKGFGFITPDAGGNDLFAHFSAIEGNGFKSLKEGQKVRYVKAMGQKGEQATKIQAI, encoded by the coding sequence ATGGAAACCGGTACCGTTAAGTGGTTCAACGACGCCAAGGGCTTCGGCTTCATCACGCCGGACGCAGGCGGCAATGACCTGTTCGCACACTTCTCGGCGATTGAAGGCAATGGCTTCAAGTCGCTGAAGGAAGGTCAGAAGGTTCGCTACGTTAAGGCTATGGGCCAGAAGGGCGAACAGGCCACGAAGATCCAGGCTATCTAA
- a CDS encoding IS481-like element ISRme14 family transposase: MHLRLHKNATTTPRIRAEIQVSKEPMRVLAQRFGVSVSTIARWKKRASVHDASHTPHRLQTTLTPAQESIVLVLRKSLGLSLDDLLAVVREFIHPTVSRAALHRMLKRHGVSAREALSVDRPRTKPFKAYEPGFVHIDVKYLPQMADETTRRYLFVAIDRATRWVFVRVYASKSATNARRFLKELHKAAAFRIRTILTDNGKEFTDRFITRGERTPTGRHQFDQLCEELGIEHRLTRPKHPQTNGMVERFNGRIADILRTHHFHSGEELEATILRYVWLYNHQLPQKALGHVSPIQAMKQWQRSHPELFNRRVTNQPGHDR; the protein is encoded by the coding sequence ATGCATCTGAGGCTGCACAAGAACGCCACCACGACACCCAGGATCCGCGCCGAGATCCAGGTCAGCAAGGAGCCCATGAGGGTTCTGGCCCAGCGCTTTGGCGTGAGTGTCTCCACCATCGCTCGCTGGAAGAAGCGTGCATCGGTTCATGACGCCTCCCATACCCCTCATCGACTGCAAACCACGCTGACGCCGGCCCAGGAGTCCATCGTGCTCGTCTTGCGTAAAAGCCTGGGCCTTTCGCTGGATGACCTGCTGGCAGTCGTACGCGAGTTCATCCATCCGACCGTCTCACGCGCTGCCTTGCACCGCATGCTCAAACGCCATGGAGTGTCGGCGCGCGAGGCATTGAGCGTGGATCGCCCCAGGACCAAGCCGTTCAAGGCCTACGAGCCCGGCTTCGTCCACATCGATGTGAAGTACCTGCCGCAGATGGCGGACGAAACCACGCGGCGTTACCTGTTTGTGGCCATTGATCGCGCCACCCGCTGGGTGTTCGTGCGTGTCTATGCCAGCAAGAGCGCTACCAACGCCCGGCGCTTCCTGAAGGAATTGCACAAGGCCGCTGCCTTCCGTATCCGAACGATCCTGACCGACAACGGCAAGGAATTCACGGATCGCTTCATCACACGGGGAGAGCGTACGCCGACCGGCAGGCATCAGTTCGATCAGCTCTGCGAGGAGCTAGGCATTGAGCATCGCCTGACCCGCCCAAAACACCCGCAGACCAACGGCATGGTTGAACGCTTCAACGGGCGCATCGCCGACATCCTGCGCACCCATCACTTCCATTCCGGCGAAGAACTTGAGGCCACCATCCTGCGGTATGTCTGGCTGTACAATCACCAACTGCCACAGAAAGCCTTGGGGCATGTCAGCCCCATCCAGGCCATGAAACAATGGCAGCGATCACACCCCGAACTGTTCAACAGACGTGTTACCAATCAGCCGGGACACGACAGATAG